One Bos javanicus breed banteng chromosome 9, ARS-OSU_banteng_1.0, whole genome shotgun sequence DNA window includes the following coding sequences:
- the HSF2 gene encoding heat shock factor protein 2 isoform X1, with protein MKQSSNVPAFLSKLWTLVEETHTNEFITWSQNGQSFLVLDEQRFAKEILPKYFKHNNMASFVRQLNMYGFRKVVHIDSGIVKQERDGPVEFQHPYFKQGQDDLLENIKRKVSSSKPEENKIRQEDLTKIISSAQKVQIKQETIESRLSELKSENESLWKEVSELRAKHAQQQQVIRKIVQFIVTLVQNNQLVSLKRKRPLLLNTNGAQKKNLFQHIVKEPADNHHHKVPHSRTEGLKSRERISDDIIIYDVTDDNADEENIPVIPETNEDVISDPSNCSQYPDIVIVEDDNEDEYAPVIQSGDQSEPARESLSSGSDGSSPLMSSAVQLNGSSSLTTEDPVTMMDSILNDNINLLGKVELLDYLDSIDCSLEDFQAMLSGRQFSIDPDLLVDLFTSSVQMNPTDYINNTKSENKGLETKNNVVQPVSEEGRKSKPKTDKQLIQYTAFPLLAFLDGNPASSVEQGSTTSSEVMSSVDKPIEVDELLDSSLDPEPTQSKLVRLEPLTEAEASEATLFYLCELAPAPLDSDMPLLDS; from the exons aatGGCCAGAGTTTTCTGGTTTTGGATGAACAAAGATTTGCAAAAGAAATTCTTCCCAAATACTTCAAGCACAATAACATGGCAAGCTTTGTGAGGCAATTGAATATGT ATGGTTTTCGTAAAGTAGTACATATTGATTCTGGAATTGTGAAGCAGGAACGAGATGGTCCTGTTGAATTTCAACATCCTTACTTCAAACAAGGCCAGGATGATTTACTTGAGAACATTAAAAGGAAG GTTTCATCTTCaaaaccagaagaaaataaaattcgtCAGGAAGATTTAACAAAAATTATAAGTAGTGCTCAAAAGGttcaaataaaacaagaaacaatTGAGTCCAGGCTTTCTGAATTAAAAAG TGAGAATGAGTCCCTTTGGAAGGAGGTGTCTGAATTACGAGCAAAACATGCACAACAGCAACAAGTGATTCGAAAG ATTGTCCAGTTTATTGTTACATTGGTTCAGAATAACCAACTTGTGAGTTTAAAACGTAAAAG GCCTCTACTTCTGAACACTAATGGAGCCCAAAAGAAGAATTTGTTTCAGCACATAGTAAAAGAACCAGCTGATAATCACCATCATAAA gttccacacaGTAGGACTGAAGGTTTAAAGTCAAGGGAGCGGATTTCAGATGACATCATTATTTATGATGTTACTGATGATAATGCAGATGAAGAAAATATCCCAGTTATTCCAGAAACTAATGAGGATGTTATATCTGATCCCTCCAA CTGTAGCCAGTACCCTGATATTGTCATTGTTGAAGATGACAATGAAGATGAATATGCACCTGTCATCCAAAGTGGAGATCAGAGTGAACCAGCCAGAGAATCCCTGAGTTCAGGCAGTGACGGCTCCAGCCCTCTCATGTCTAGTGCCGTCCAGCTGAATGGCTCATCTAGTCTGACCACAGAAGATCCCGTGACCATGATGGATTCCATTTTAAATGATAACATCAATCTTTTAGGAAA GGTTGAGCTGTTGGATTATCTTGACAGTATTGATTGCAGTTTAGAGGACTTCCAAGCCATGCTGTCAGGAAGACAGTTTAGCATAGACCCAGATCTCCTGGTTGAT cttttcactagtTCTGTGCAGATGAATCCCACAGATTACATCAATAATACAAAA tctgAGAATAAAGGATTAGAAACCAAGAACAATGTAGTTCAGCCAGTttcagaagagggaagaaaatctAAGCCCAAAACAG ATAAGCAGCTTATCCAGTACACTGCTTTTCCACTTCTTGCATTCCTCGATGGGAACCCTGCTTCTTCTGTTGAACAGGGGAGTACCACATCGTCAGAAGTTATGTCCTCTGTAGATAAACCCATAGAAGTTGATGAGCTTCTGGATAGCAGCTTGGACCCAGAACCAACCCAAAGTAAGCTTGTTCGCCTGGAGCCAttgactgaagctgaagctagtGAAGCCACACTGTTTTATTTATGTGAACTCGCTCCTGCACCTCTGGATAGTGACATGCCACTTTTAGATAGCTAA
- the HSF2 gene encoding heat shock factor protein 2 isoform X2: MKQSSNVPAFLSKLWTLVEETHTNEFITWSQNGQSFLVLDEQRFAKEILPKYFKHNNMASFVRQLNMYGFRKVVHIDSGIVKQERDGPVEFQHPYFKQGQDDLLENIKRKVSSSKPEENKIRQEDLTKIISSAQKVQIKQETIESRLSELKSENESLWKEVSELRAKHAQQQQVIRKIVQFIVTLVQNNQLVSLKRKRPLLLNTNGAQKKNLFQHIVKEPADNHHHKVPHSRTEGLKSRERISDDIIIYDVTDDNADEENIPVIPETNEDVISDPSNCSQYPDIVIVEDDNEDEYAPVIQSGDQSEPARESLSSGSDGSSPLMSSAVQLNGSSSLTTEDPVTMMDSILNDNINLLGKVELLDYLDSIDCSLEDFQAMLSGRQFSIDPDLLVDSENKGLETKNNVVQPVSEEGRKSKPKTDKQLIQYTAFPLLAFLDGNPASSVEQGSTTSSEVMSSVDKPIEVDELLDSSLDPEPTQSKLVRLEPLTEAEASEATLFYLCELAPAPLDSDMPLLDS, translated from the exons aatGGCCAGAGTTTTCTGGTTTTGGATGAACAAAGATTTGCAAAAGAAATTCTTCCCAAATACTTCAAGCACAATAACATGGCAAGCTTTGTGAGGCAATTGAATATGT ATGGTTTTCGTAAAGTAGTACATATTGATTCTGGAATTGTGAAGCAGGAACGAGATGGTCCTGTTGAATTTCAACATCCTTACTTCAAACAAGGCCAGGATGATTTACTTGAGAACATTAAAAGGAAG GTTTCATCTTCaaaaccagaagaaaataaaattcgtCAGGAAGATTTAACAAAAATTATAAGTAGTGCTCAAAAGGttcaaataaaacaagaaacaatTGAGTCCAGGCTTTCTGAATTAAAAAG TGAGAATGAGTCCCTTTGGAAGGAGGTGTCTGAATTACGAGCAAAACATGCACAACAGCAACAAGTGATTCGAAAG ATTGTCCAGTTTATTGTTACATTGGTTCAGAATAACCAACTTGTGAGTTTAAAACGTAAAAG GCCTCTACTTCTGAACACTAATGGAGCCCAAAAGAAGAATTTGTTTCAGCACATAGTAAAAGAACCAGCTGATAATCACCATCATAAA gttccacacaGTAGGACTGAAGGTTTAAAGTCAAGGGAGCGGATTTCAGATGACATCATTATTTATGATGTTACTGATGATAATGCAGATGAAGAAAATATCCCAGTTATTCCAGAAACTAATGAGGATGTTATATCTGATCCCTCCAA CTGTAGCCAGTACCCTGATATTGTCATTGTTGAAGATGACAATGAAGATGAATATGCACCTGTCATCCAAAGTGGAGATCAGAGTGAACCAGCCAGAGAATCCCTGAGTTCAGGCAGTGACGGCTCCAGCCCTCTCATGTCTAGTGCCGTCCAGCTGAATGGCTCATCTAGTCTGACCACAGAAGATCCCGTGACCATGATGGATTCCATTTTAAATGATAACATCAATCTTTTAGGAAA GGTTGAGCTGTTGGATTATCTTGACAGTATTGATTGCAGTTTAGAGGACTTCCAAGCCATGCTGTCAGGAAGACAGTTTAGCATAGACCCAGATCTCCTGGTTGAT tctgAGAATAAAGGATTAGAAACCAAGAACAATGTAGTTCAGCCAGTttcagaagagggaagaaaatctAAGCCCAAAACAG ATAAGCAGCTTATCCAGTACACTGCTTTTCCACTTCTTGCATTCCTCGATGGGAACCCTGCTTCTTCTGTTGAACAGGGGAGTACCACATCGTCAGAAGTTATGTCCTCTGTAGATAAACCCATAGAAGTTGATGAGCTTCTGGATAGCAGCTTGGACCCAGAACCAACCCAAAGTAAGCTTGTTCGCCTGGAGCCAttgactgaagctgaagctagtGAAGCCACACTGTTTTATTTATGTGAACTCGCTCCTGCACCTCTGGATAGTGACATGCCACTTTTAGATAGCTAA
- the HSF2 gene encoding heat shock factor protein 2 isoform X3, protein MASFVRQLNMYGFRKVVHIDSGIVKQERDGPVEFQHPYFKQGQDDLLENIKRKVSSSKPEENKIRQEDLTKIISSAQKVQIKQETIESRLSELKSENESLWKEVSELRAKHAQQQQVIRKIVQFIVTLVQNNQLVSLKRKRPLLLNTNGAQKKNLFQHIVKEPADNHHHKVPHSRTEGLKSRERISDDIIIYDVTDDNADEENIPVIPETNEDVISDPSNCSQYPDIVIVEDDNEDEYAPVIQSGDQSEPARESLSSGSDGSSPLMSSAVQLNGSSSLTTEDPVTMMDSILNDNINLLGKVELLDYLDSIDCSLEDFQAMLSGRQFSIDPDLLVDLFTSSVQMNPTDYINNTKSENKGLETKNNVVQPVSEEGRKSKPKTDKQLIQYTAFPLLAFLDGNPASSVEQGSTTSSEVMSSVDKPIEVDELLDSSLDPEPTQSKLVRLEPLTEAEASEATLFYLCELAPAPLDSDMPLLDS, encoded by the exons ATGGCAAGCTTTGTGAGGCAATTGAATATGT ATGGTTTTCGTAAAGTAGTACATATTGATTCTGGAATTGTGAAGCAGGAACGAGATGGTCCTGTTGAATTTCAACATCCTTACTTCAAACAAGGCCAGGATGATTTACTTGAGAACATTAAAAGGAAG GTTTCATCTTCaaaaccagaagaaaataaaattcgtCAGGAAGATTTAACAAAAATTATAAGTAGTGCTCAAAAGGttcaaataaaacaagaaacaatTGAGTCCAGGCTTTCTGAATTAAAAAG TGAGAATGAGTCCCTTTGGAAGGAGGTGTCTGAATTACGAGCAAAACATGCACAACAGCAACAAGTGATTCGAAAG ATTGTCCAGTTTATTGTTACATTGGTTCAGAATAACCAACTTGTGAGTTTAAAACGTAAAAG GCCTCTACTTCTGAACACTAATGGAGCCCAAAAGAAGAATTTGTTTCAGCACATAGTAAAAGAACCAGCTGATAATCACCATCATAAA gttccacacaGTAGGACTGAAGGTTTAAAGTCAAGGGAGCGGATTTCAGATGACATCATTATTTATGATGTTACTGATGATAATGCAGATGAAGAAAATATCCCAGTTATTCCAGAAACTAATGAGGATGTTATATCTGATCCCTCCAA CTGTAGCCAGTACCCTGATATTGTCATTGTTGAAGATGACAATGAAGATGAATATGCACCTGTCATCCAAAGTGGAGATCAGAGTGAACCAGCCAGAGAATCCCTGAGTTCAGGCAGTGACGGCTCCAGCCCTCTCATGTCTAGTGCCGTCCAGCTGAATGGCTCATCTAGTCTGACCACAGAAGATCCCGTGACCATGATGGATTCCATTTTAAATGATAACATCAATCTTTTAGGAAA GGTTGAGCTGTTGGATTATCTTGACAGTATTGATTGCAGTTTAGAGGACTTCCAAGCCATGCTGTCAGGAAGACAGTTTAGCATAGACCCAGATCTCCTGGTTGAT cttttcactagtTCTGTGCAGATGAATCCCACAGATTACATCAATAATACAAAA tctgAGAATAAAGGATTAGAAACCAAGAACAATGTAGTTCAGCCAGTttcagaagagggaagaaaatctAAGCCCAAAACAG ATAAGCAGCTTATCCAGTACACTGCTTTTCCACTTCTTGCATTCCTCGATGGGAACCCTGCTTCTTCTGTTGAACAGGGGAGTACCACATCGTCAGAAGTTATGTCCTCTGTAGATAAACCCATAGAAGTTGATGAGCTTCTGGATAGCAGCTTGGACCCAGAACCAACCCAAAGTAAGCTTGTTCGCCTGGAGCCAttgactgaagctgaagctagtGAAGCCACACTGTTTTATTTATGTGAACTCGCTCCTGCACCTCTGGATAGTGACATGCCACTTTTAGATAGCTAA